The following are encoded together in the Planctomycetaceae bacterium genome:
- a CDS encoding M48 family metallopeptidase has translation MNRKILFLIVAVCLLTMFQAGCQVNPVTGEKQFSLVSPEEAKTMGLNYSKQIEKEMGESIKDEQLQNYINSVGQKIAAVSHNPTYGFTYKAIDHNSVNAFALPGGYIYITTGLLKELNSEAQLAGVLGHETAHVTARHIESQITNSSLMSMGVSVLGSANSAAGSMGEIVANLQSMSFSRADEKQADAIGLGYMVKAGYTPNGMIETMEILQKQSGSRTIEFFSTHPSPENRIGLLKEEIFNNRYPTNGKIGKEEYFLNVTARLKK, from the coding sequence ATGAATAGAAAAATATTATTTTTGATTGTTGCGGTTTGTTTATTGACGATGTTTCAGGCGGGATGTCAGGTTAATCCTGTAACTGGCGAGAAGCAATTTTCGCTTGTCAGTCCCGAAGAGGCGAAGACAATGGGGTTGAACTACTCCAAGCAAATTGAAAAAGAAATGGGCGAAAGCATCAAAGATGAACAACTGCAAAATTATATTAATTCCGTTGGGCAGAAAATAGCGGCTGTAAGTCATAATCCCACATATGGGTTTACTTACAAAGCAATCGACCATAATTCCGTTAACGCCTTTGCGCTGCCGGGCGGGTATATTTATATTACGACAGGTCTGCTTAAAGAATTGAACAGCGAGGCACAACTGGCAGGTGTGTTGGGGCATGAAACGGCACACGTTACAGCAAGGCATATAGAAAGCCAAATTACGAATAGCTCTCTTATGAGTATGGGCGTGAGTGTTTTGGGTTCGGCGAATTCGGCGGCGGGGTCGATGGGCGAGATAGTGGCGAATTTACAGAGTATGTCGTTTTCACGTGCTGACGAAAAACAGGCGGATGCTATCGGGCTTGGTTATATGGTTAAGGCAGGGTATACGCCTAATGGTATGATTGAGACAATGGAAATTCTGCAAAAACAAAGCGGTTCGCGGACAATAGAATTTTTCTCTACGCACCCAAGTCCGGAAAATCGCATCGGCTTATTGAAGGAAGAAATATTTAACAATCGTTATCCGACTAACGGCAAAATCGGCAAAGAAGAATATTTCCTGAATGTTACCGCAAGATTAAAGAAGTAA
- the rlmN gene encoding 23S rRNA (adenine(2503)-C(2))-methyltransferase RlmN — translation MDKDLKIKTPEELTKIVAEYGGKAYVAKYIFTYLHQHNINDINLMTTLSKDMRKRLLDDGYYITQLKIEEKLTDPDGTVKYLFETPDGNKIESVLLDENGRKTICISSQVGCRLGCKFCATGALGFQRNLTAGEIIDEVSAICVDSGCKVNNVVYMGMGEPMENYDNVLRAVRIFASDIGKQIGFRRQTISTVGLPEEIRKLADENIFPRLAVSLHSADDGVRKEIVPAANKYSLKELLSAMKYYNEKTGRRITIEYCMIDGVNDSFDLARKLIQYIRPLKVGVNLIEYNPHPGSDFQPSNREQIKEFKDMLMHAGFEAIIRFRRGQSIKAACGQLGADRLTKKETQ, via the coding sequence ATGGATAAAGACTTAAAAATTAAAACGCCGGAAGAACTGACAAAGATAGTTGCTGAATATGGCGGTAAAGCTTACGTTGCCAAATATATATTCACCTATTTACATCAGCACAATATCAATGATATCAACCTTATGACCACGCTGTCCAAGGATATGCGGAAAAGACTACTCGACGATGGCTACTATATCACCCAGCTTAAAATCGAAGAAAAGCTCACAGACCCCGATGGCACGGTAAAATATCTGTTTGAAACGCCGGACGGCAATAAAATCGAATCTGTCCTGCTCGATGAAAACGGCAGAAAGACGATTTGTATCTCCTCACAGGTCGGCTGCCGCCTCGGCTGTAAGTTCTGTGCCACAGGAGCATTGGGCTTCCAGCGCAACCTCACCGCAGGCGAAATTATCGACGAAGTCTCCGCCATTTGCGTCGATAGCGGATGCAAGGTAAACAATGTCGTCTATATGGGTATGGGCGAACCGATGGAAAACTATGACAATGTTTTAAGAGCGGTCAGAATTTTCGCTTCGGACATCGGCAAACAAATCGGATTCCGCAGGCAGACAATCTCAACTGTCGGCCTTCCTGAAGAAATAAGAAAACTCGCCGATGAAAACATTTTTCCCCGCCTTGCCGTTTCGCTCCACTCCGCCGATGATGGCGTAAGAAAAGAAATCGTACCTGCCGCAAATAAATATTCACTGAAAGAACTGTTATCAGCGATGAAATATTACAATGAAAAGACAGGCCGAAGAATCACAATTGAATATTGCATGATTGACGGCGTTAATGACAGTTTCGACTTGGCAAGAAAACTTATCCAGTACATCAGACCTTTGAAGGTTGGCGTAAATCTTATTGAGTACAATCCTCACCCCGGCTCGGATTTCCAGCCGTCCAATCGTGAGCAGATAAAAGAGTTTAAGGATATGCTGATGCATGCAGGCTTCGAGGCGATTATCAGGTTCCGCCGCGGCCAGAGCATTAAAGCCGCCTGCGGCCAGCTCGGCGCTGACAGACTCACTAAGAAAGAAACACAATGA
- a CDS encoding HAD-IA family hydrolase: MIQLPHGVIFDMDGVLLDSEPFIIKAASQMFAEQGLKVQPQDFHPFTGRGENRFIGGVAEKYNFPLDLPTAKIRTYDIYLEIIKGVLNPLNGVKEFIAQCKKTGKKIAVASSADYRKVKGNLDEIKIPAETFDSVVTGSDVKNTKPDPEIFLLAAERIGINPKDCLVVEDAISGIKAAKAAGCKCLAITSSFTPAQLPGADFYAPDLANVPNNATNWIV, from the coding sequence ATGATTCAACTACCACATGGCGTGATCTTCGATATGGATGGCGTCCTGCTCGACTCCGAACCTTTTATTATCAAAGCAGCCTCGCAGATGTTTGCCGAACAAGGTTTAAAAGTTCAGCCGCAGGATTTTCACCCGTTTACCGGCAGAGGCGAAAACAGATTTATTGGCGGTGTCGCCGAAAAATACAATTTCCCACTCGATTTGCCGACTGCTAAAATACGTACCTATGACATTTATCTTGAAATAATCAAAGGCGTCCTGAACCCTCTCAACGGCGTAAAAGAATTTATCGCCCAATGCAAAAAAACAGGCAAAAAGATTGCTGTCGCTTCCAGTGCAGATTATCGCAAGGTAAAAGGCAACCTTGATGAAATCAAAATACCTGCCGAAACTTTCGACTCTGTTGTTACCGGTAGCGACGTTAAGAACACAAAACCAGACCCGGAAATTTTCCTGCTCGCCGCCGAACGAATCGGCATAAATCCGAAGGATTGCCTTGTCGTCGAAGATGCGATTAGCGGAATCAAAGCCGCAAAAGCCGCAGGTTGCAAATGCCTTGCCATTACCTCAAGTTTTACTCCGGCGCAGTTACCAGGCGCAGATTTTTACGCTCCAGATTTGGCAAACGTACCAAACAATGCTACCAATTGGATTGTTTGA
- a CDS encoding cupin domain-containing protein, whose protein sequence is MTAKDIIKMFNMIPLPDEGGFYVETYRASEKINNLPARYEGRRTFSTAILYLITPTSFSKLHKVKSDEVFHFHLGDPVEMLQINETGKTETQILGTDCLKGQKPQAVVYKDTWQGTKLVKGGKFALLGCTVAPGFEFADYISADRDVLIKQFPNLKKQIELYL, encoded by the coding sequence ATGACCGCCAAAGATATAATCAAAATGTTCAATATGATTCCCCTTCCCGACGAAGGCGGCTTTTACGTGGAAACATATCGCGCATCCGAAAAAATCAATAACCTGCCCGCCAGATACGAAGGCCGCAGAACTTTTTCGACTGCGATTCTTTATTTGATAACGCCGACGAGTTTTTCCAAATTGCACAAAGTAAAAAGCGATGAGGTCTTCCATTTCCACCTTGGCGACCCTGTCGAAATGCTGCAAATCAATGAAACCGGCAAAACAGAAACTCAAATCCTCGGCACAGACTGCTTAAAAGGCCAAAAGCCGCAGGCCGTTGTTTACAAAGACACCTGGCAGGGAACAAAACTCGTAAAAGGCGGCAAATTCGCCCTTCTCGGCTGCACCGTTGCCCCCGGCTTTGAATTCGCAGACTATATCTCAGCCGATAGAGATGTACTTATAAAGCAATTTCCAAATCTGAAAAAGCAGATTGAATTATATCTATAA
- a CDS encoding phosphomannomutase/phosphoglucomutase, with translation MDPKIFKAYDIRGLYPEQLDEDAAWKIGNAAATFLRSLLRGYDRGLANKQSLCVGYDMRSHSKGLAEALIKGMNAAGANVIDIGMIDTPQIYFAINHLGTCGGVQVTASHNPAQYNGFKISGLEAKPIGEDTGLKEIKHIATALLHTMGAGECKAEKNDLTKAYKEHVLKFVEPKVKPLKVVIDASNGMAGKMVPLIFEDLGLDIIKINFEHKGVFKHDPNPLVEKNLDQLKSTVLKRKANVGICFDGDADRLIMVDEKGQTISCDILTALMVPYFLKKAPGAAIVYDLRSSWVVREEILKYGGVPRRERVGHSFMKKTLRTARAIFGGELSGHFYYRDNFFADSGMITFAHMINILSESDVPVSKLVAPLRRYHSSGEMNFSVEDKEAMTTELKRKFSQGDTDDLDGITVQFKDWWFNCRASNTEPLLRLNVEAKTKELLDKQVAEMQSILGKPVEH, from the coding sequence ATGGATCCCAAAATATTTAAAGCGTATGACATAAGAGGACTTTATCCTGAACAATTAGATGAAGATGCGGCATGGAAAATAGGCAACGCGGCGGCGACATTTTTGCGGTCTTTGCTCCGCGGTTACGACAGGGGACTTGCCAACAAGCAGAGTCTTTGTGTCGGATACGATATGCGATCGCACAGCAAAGGTCTTGCCGAAGCACTTATCAAAGGTATGAACGCGGCCGGCGCTAATGTAATTGATATCGGTATGATTGATACACCTCAAATATACTTCGCTATAAATCATCTTGGCACCTGCGGCGGAGTACAGGTTACCGCTTCACATAACCCTGCTCAATACAACGGCTTTAAAATTTCCGGACTGGAAGCCAAACCAATCGGGGAAGATACGGGCTTGAAAGAGATTAAACATATCGCTACCGCACTTCTTCATACAATGGGCGCAGGAGAATGCAAGGCGGAGAAAAACGACCTGACAAAGGCTTACAAAGAACATGTTTTGAAATTCGTCGAGCCAAAAGTGAAACCGTTGAAAGTTGTAATTGACGCTTCAAATGGTATGGCCGGCAAAATGGTGCCGTTGATTTTTGAGGACTTGGGACTCGATATTATCAAGATAAACTTCGAGCATAAAGGCGTGTTCAAACATGACCCCAACCCGCTGGTAGAGAAAAATCTCGACCAACTTAAGAGCACAGTTCTGAAACGTAAAGCAAATGTTGGCATTTGCTTTGACGGTGATGCCGACAGGTTAATAATGGTCGATGAAAAAGGCCAGACTATCAGCTGCGATATTTTAACCGCGCTTATGGTTCCGTACTTTTTGAAGAAGGCGCCGGGGGCGGCGATTGTTTACGACCTGCGGAGCAGTTGGGTTGTGCGTGAAGAAATCCTGAAATATGGCGGCGTGCCCAGACGTGAAAGAGTGGGGCACTCGTTTATGAAAAAGACGCTGCGAACTGCAAGGGCGATTTTCGGCGGCGAGCTTAGCGGTCATTTCTATTATCGCGACAATTTCTTCGCGGATTCAGGAATGATTACTTTCGCACATATGATAAACATTTTGAGCGAATCAGATGTTCCTGTAAGTAAATTAGTTGCGCCATTGAGAAGGTATCATTCAAGCGGCGAGATGAATTTCTCGGTGGAAGATAAAGAAGCGATGACGACTGAACTTAAACGCAAATTCAGTCAGGGCGACACCGACGACCTCGATGGTATTACCGTACAGTTTAAAGACTGGTGGTTCAATTGCAGAGCGAGCAATACCGAGCCGTTGCTGCGTTTGAACGTCGAAGCTAAAACGAAAGAACTGCTTGATAAACAAGTTGCTGAAATGCAAAGCATATTAGGAAAACCGGTAGAACATTAA
- a CDS encoding bifunctional methionine sulfoxide reductase B/A protein: MKCVHILLVLIVITFSIVLIRFAISKQTNPKVEDSNMYKKLTPEEERVIVQKGTEKHFTGKYNDFFEQGLYTCKRCGFPLFESTSKFKSECGWPSFDEQIPGAVISQTDADGARTENLCANCGAHLGHIFKGEGLTQKNVRFCVNSISMDFVPNGQRAVFAGGCFWGVEYYFKNVPGVISVTSGYTDGKTERPTYEQVCSSKTGHAEAVEVVFDPNKTNYETLAKLFFEIHDFTQLNKQGPDIGRQYRSGIYYFNNEQKKTAEKLVQILKEKGYDVKTEIKTAQTFWPAEQYHQNYYQKTGKTPYCHIYRKIF; encoded by the coding sequence ATGAAGTGCGTGCATATTTTGCTCGTTTTGATAGTCATTACTTTCTCAATTGTTTTGATAAGGTTCGCGATTTCAAAACAAACCAATCCGAAAGTAGAGGATAGCAATATGTATAAAAAGCTCACCCCCGAAGAAGAACGCGTTATCGTCCAAAAAGGCACAGAAAAGCATTTTACCGGCAAATACAACGATTTTTTTGAACAGGGTCTTTACACCTGCAAACGTTGCGGCTTCCCGCTTTTCGAATCAACTTCAAAATTCAAATCTGAATGTGGCTGGCCGAGTTTCGATGAACAAATTCCCGGCGCAGTAATTTCGCAGACCGATGCGGATGGTGCCAGAACAGAAAACCTCTGCGCAAACTGCGGCGCACACCTCGGCCACATCTTCAAAGGAGAAGGATTAACTCAAAAGAACGTCAGATTCTGTGTAAATTCAATTTCAATGGATTTCGTTCCCAACGGCCAAAGAGCCGTCTTTGCCGGCGGATGTTTCTGGGGCGTTGAGTATTATTTCAAGAATGTCCCCGGCGTAATCTCCGTAACATCTGGCTACACTGACGGCAAAACCGAAAGACCAACGTATGAACAAGTTTGCAGCAGTAAGACAGGCCACGCCGAAGCGGTGGAAGTAGTTTTCGACCCGAATAAAACTAATTATGAAACCCTCGCGAAGTTATTTTTTGAGATACATGATTTCACACAATTAAACAAACAAGGCCCTGACATTGGTCGCCAATACAGAAGCGGCATTTATTATTTCAATAACGAGCAGAAGAAAACTGCGGAAAAGTTAGTGCAGATTCTAAAGGAAAAAGGATATGATGTAAAAACAGAGATTAAAACCGCCCAAACATTCTGGCCTGCCGAACAATACCATCAGAATTACTATCAAAAGACCGGCAAAACCCCCTACTGCCACATTTACCGAAAAATATTTTAG
- a CDS encoding ferritin family protein, translated as MAENDDILEEIIAFAIDNEIEAYHFYTDIAAKASNPEMKNVLLDFAAEEKEHWKLLKDFKKGKKVSLGGDKIPDLKIAGYAVDIQPTENMKYQDILTLAMKKEKAAFMLYTDLADSVDSPEAKELFTALAQQEAKHKLRFELEYDNVVLKED; from the coding sequence ATGGCCGAAAACGACGACATTCTTGAGGAAATTATAGCCTTCGCGATTGATAACGAAATTGAGGCGTACCATTTTTATACCGACATTGCCGCAAAAGCAAGTAATCCTGAAATGAAAAATGTGCTTCTCGATTTTGCCGCCGAAGAAAAGGAACATTGGAAACTCCTCAAAGATTTCAAAAAAGGCAAAAAAGTTTCACTTGGCGGCGATAAAATCCCGGATTTGAAAATCGCCGGTTACGCTGTTGATATCCAGCCGACGGAAAATATGAAATATCAGGATATTCTTACTCTTGCGATGAAAAAGGAAAAGGCCGCGTTTATGTTATATACCGACCTTGCTGATAGCGTCGATTCACCCGAAGCCAAAGAGCTTTTTACCGCCCTCGCCCAGCAGGAGGCAAAACACAAACTCCGCTTTGAGCTTGAATATGACAACGTGGTTCTAAAAGAAGATTAA
- the menA gene encoding 1,4-dihydroxy-2-naphthoate octaprenyltransferase: MAKKKYSLWLKELRVQFCTASVIPIFVGTALAYSHHHQFNLPLFLLACFSIVLFQMGANVSNDYFDSKSKNDWLNKNASPFSGGSQLIQKNLLSPREVFTISIICFALAAAAGLIIVAITKSIFVLLLGLIGLLGGFFYTAPPVKLGYRTAGEITIGFLFGILPVYGAYYIQTGLIDWIPLLPSVFMAILVFLIIFANEFPDYQADKAVNKKTLVVTMGIKKAASLYQTALMLVVILALFVTKTNIAGFVFYLSTGILCIICFKVCIPEKLSQTGYFTLSKYTIILHTIGGLALTIAILLL; encoded by the coding sequence GTGGCTAAAAAAAAGTATTCTCTGTGGCTTAAGGAATTGCGAGTCCAATTCTGCACGGCAAGTGTTATCCCTATTTTTGTCGGCACCGCTCTTGCGTATTCGCACCATCATCAATTTAATTTGCCGCTTTTCCTGCTGGCCTGTTTTTCCATCGTTCTTTTTCAAATGGGCGCAAACGTTTCGAATGATTATTTCGACAGCAAGTCCAAAAACGACTGGCTGAACAAAAACGCATCCCCATTCTCCGGCGGAAGCCAGCTAATCCAGAAAAACTTATTGTCCCCCAGAGAAGTTTTCACTATATCGATAATCTGTTTCGCATTAGCCGCTGCCGCAGGTTTAATTATCGTTGCAATTACAAAAAGTATTTTCGTGCTTTTGCTTGGCTTAATAGGTTTGCTCGGCGGATTTTTCTATACTGCCCCGCCTGTGAAACTCGGCTACCGCACCGCAGGCGAAATCACAATCGGCTTTCTCTTTGGCATTCTGCCAGTTTATGGAGCATATTATATTCAAACTGGTTTGATTGACTGGATACCTCTTTTGCCTTCCGTTTTTATGGCCATTTTGGTTTTTCTTATAATCTTCGCAAATGAATTCCCTGATTACCAAGCCGATAAAGCAGTGAATAAGAAAACTCTCGTAGTAACAATGGGCATAAAAAAAGCGGCCTCTTTATATCAGACCGCTTTGATGTTGGTTGTCATTTTGGCACTGTTTGTAACAAAAACCAATATTGCCGGTTTTGTATTTTATCTATCAACAGGCATTTTATGTATAATTTGTTTTAAAGTCTGCATCCCTGAAAAACTATCACAGACAGGATATTTTACACTAAGTAAATACACCATTATTCTGCACACTATCGGCGGCCTTGCTCTCACGATTGCAATATTACTTCTTTAA